The proteins below are encoded in one region of Paenibacillus sp. YYML68:
- a CDS encoding lasso peptide biosynthesis B2 protein — protein sequence MMKMLDQGMSFARRWSRRIERASRLPWKAKALVLISYVLMGLVRLCILVIPFKYMAPCLGRKNGSTSLEVPKPMLARAARIGWIVETTSRFTPWESKCLVRAITAQLLLRLVRTPSTLYLGMAKDQSEKLIAHAWLRCGEHILTGASEADNFVKVAQFASLLHRETAVIIDRR from the coding sequence ATGATGAAGATGCTCGATCAGGGAATGTCGTTCGCTCGTCGGTGGAGTCGTCGAATTGAACGGGCTTCGAGGCTGCCATGGAAGGCCAAGGCGCTGGTGCTCATATCGTATGTGCTCATGGGGCTAGTGCGCTTGTGCATTCTGGTCATTCCCTTCAAATATATGGCCCCCTGCTTGGGGCGTAAGAACGGCAGCACCTCGCTAGAGGTGCCGAAGCCGATGCTCGCGCGTGCAGCGCGAATTGGTTGGATTGTGGAGACAACGAGTCGCTTCACCCCTTGGGAAAGCAAGTGCCTCGTTCGAGCAATTACCGCACAGCTTCTGTTGAGACTCGTCCGTACACCGAGCACACTGTATCTGGGTATGGCTAAGGATCAGTCCGAGAAGCTCATCGCCCATGCTTGGCTAAGATGCGGGGAGCACATATTAACGGGTGCAAGCGAGGCGGACAACTTCGTGAAGGTGGCCCAGTTTGCCAGCCTGCTGCATAGAGAGACTGCTGTCATCATAGATCGGAGGTAG
- a CDS encoding asparagine synthase-related protein, whose amino-acid sequence MGSRMLEQLRHYPFADVQGVVEAAVYLGCGLSRHTPESQHERLPRTCRNDRYVITADAIVDNREELLRAFDIALAEWPVVTDSELLLRAFERWGYDCPKHVLGDYAFAIWDKMKRELYVARDALGSRTLYYSVNSHSFAFCTLEKPLLGVLGDEPRLHEKWLADFLAIDGIQHEIDFEETVYEGIYQLPPASYGVWDGQSFRRQQHWDPLQSSKPIRYESDEAYVEAFNRIFAEAVACRLRSVQETGILLSGGMDSGSIACVAASQLEGTGRKLSAFCSVPVNGFKDGEDRRYIFNERAEVEAIVAAYPNIEVSYCSFEEKSALSDIETLVDVFEQPYKVYQNMTWYHSILDMASKRNCSIMLTGQVGNSTISYGDFRVHLLTLFRQGRYISCMQECIALSRLLKVPVRKVLKLAARVVTPYRLRRWRDRRRNPVFDRYRHVIVHPKLIERWDIGRRLDAIEANVLTGKFLDYEEDRVMRAGMMPLAHIGAVETKLSIANNITLRDPSRDRRVVEFCLNIPSEQFVSMGNERYLLRRAMKGILPEPIRANISTRGVQSADWKYRLELHQERLRQEMDEALANQDLAQYVDVDKMRGVRKQLEGTISELDEDVLRMSLITIIVHRFLRGFARNAEREV is encoded by the coding sequence TTGGGCTCACGCATGCTGGAGCAGCTACGGCACTATCCATTCGCCGACGTTCAAGGGGTGGTGGAAGCTGCGGTCTATCTCGGCTGCGGTTTATCCCGGCATACGCCGGAGTCGCAGCATGAGCGATTGCCCCGCACGTGCCGCAATGACAGATATGTTATAACGGCTGATGCCATCGTAGATAACCGTGAGGAGCTACTGCGAGCGTTTGACATTGCGTTGGCTGAATGGCCTGTTGTTACGGACAGCGAGCTGCTTCTGCGAGCCTTTGAGCGCTGGGGCTACGATTGTCCGAAGCATGTGCTTGGCGATTATGCCTTTGCAATCTGGGATAAAATGAAGCGTGAGCTGTATGTAGCTAGAGACGCGCTTGGCTCGAGAACGCTTTATTACAGCGTGAATTCGCATAGCTTCGCATTCTGCACACTGGAGAAGCCGCTGCTAGGGGTGCTTGGCGATGAGCCCCGGTTGCATGAGAAGTGGCTAGCTGATTTTTTGGCGATCGATGGCATACAGCATGAGATAGATTTCGAAGAGACGGTGTATGAAGGGATATACCAGCTCCCTCCTGCCAGCTACGGCGTATGGGATGGTCAATCGTTTCGTCGTCAGCAGCACTGGGACCCGCTGCAATCCAGCAAGCCGATCCGATATGAGTCGGACGAGGCGTATGTGGAGGCGTTCAACCGCATATTCGCTGAGGCAGTGGCGTGCAGACTGAGAAGTGTCCAGGAGACGGGCATTCTGCTGAGCGGAGGTATGGATTCGGGCTCGATCGCATGTGTCGCTGCGTCGCAGCTGGAGGGGACAGGCCGCAAGCTGTCGGCATTCTGCTCCGTTCCGGTCAACGGCTTCAAGGATGGGGAGGATCGACGGTATATTTTCAACGAGCGGGCTGAGGTGGAGGCGATTGTTGCGGCCTATCCGAACATTGAGGTGAGCTATTGCAGCTTCGAGGAGAAATCTGCCCTGTCGGACATCGAGACGCTGGTCGACGTGTTCGAGCAGCCGTATAAGGTGTATCAGAACATGACGTGGTATCACTCGATACTGGACATGGCATCCAAGCGCAATTGCAGCATCATGCTGACCGGTCAGGTAGGCAACAGTACGATCTCTTACGGAGACTTCAGAGTGCACCTGCTGACATTGTTCCGTCAAGGAAGGTACATCAGCTGCATGCAGGAATGTATCGCGCTCAGCCGTCTCTTGAAGGTGCCTGTTCGCAAAGTGCTGAAGCTGGCGGCCAGAGTGGTCACGCCCTATCGTCTACGACGTTGGCGAGACCGGAGGCGCAATCCGGTATTCGATCGATATCGCCATGTCATTGTCCACCCTAAGCTTATAGAACGATGGGACATCGGACGCAGGCTCGATGCGATCGAGGCTAATGTGCTGACGGGTAAGTTCCTTGATTATGAGGAGGATCGTGTGATGCGGGCAGGCATGATGCCGCTTGCGCACATCGGAGCAGTAGAGACGAAGCTGTCCATCGCTAATAACATTACGCTTCGTGACCCATCCCGCGACCGGCGCGTGGTCGAGTTCTGCTTAAATATTCCTTCCGAGCAATTCGTTAGCATGGGTAACGAGAGGTATTTGCTTCGCCGGGCGATGAAGGGGATTCTGCCTGAGCCAATCCGAGCTAACATCTCAACAAGGGGCGTGCAGAGCGCCGATTGGAAGTATAGGCTCGAGTTACATCAAGAACGCCTGAGACAGGAGATGGACGAGGCGCTTGCTAATCAGGATCTTGCTCAGTATGTTGATGTTGATAAAATGAGGGGCGTACGCAAGCAGCTCGAGGGCACCATTAGCGAGCTTGACGAAGATGTACTGCGCATGTCGCTGATCACGATCATCGTCCATCGATTTCTCCGAGGCTTCGCCCGGAATGCAGAGCGAGAGGTGTAG
- a CDS encoding ABC transporter ATP-binding protein, protein MQHLQRLSNWHVYRWLLRRIGHNWKALLLLTTIQVILAVSHVATAAVTKQMIDLSVAQSFKAAMLYVLIFAILLIMQLSLGAYLSYKGGMLKETMTHELQKSFMERLYRIEWFTLNKYHNGDIQTRLTSDVTNVVDGWVSTLPMIISLAVQLVTAFLTLWYYDPSLALYAFFLGPVSIALSWFIGRRLKKMQHQIQKAESGYRSVLLENVRHLMTVKTFEYERYSMQQVKEAQRLKLFWVAKRNLFNMTTNLIIGIGYRIGFFLAFVFGAFKLSTGTTTFGTFTAFLQLVGQIQGPMEGLARSLPHVITTITSAERLIEFEQLELEAEKSGNSFSGIDQLPALTFERVSYAYDEQKPILTDIDLTVKPGETIAIIGSSGEGKTTLLRLMLALLAPKSGQMAIVEANGNKTPITSDTRSCFSYVPQGNTLFSGTIADNIRIGHPSATEEQIVVAARSACAWDFIEKLPDGLQTVVGESGAGLSEGQAQRIAIARALVREAPILLLDEATSALDLDTEWDVLHSIKRMSPHKTCIAITHRMSVIDICDRIFRIQDGLLMELAKDDVRIGREHESNTSTAI, encoded by the coding sequence TTGCAGCACTTGCAACGATTGTCTAATTGGCACGTCTATCGCTGGCTGCTGCGACGCATCGGTCACAACTGGAAGGCGCTGCTGCTACTAACTACGATACAAGTCATATTGGCTGTGAGCCATGTCGCAACCGCAGCCGTCACGAAGCAGATGATCGACTTATCTGTCGCTCAAAGCTTCAAGGCCGCCATGCTCTATGTGCTCATTTTCGCCATCCTTCTCATTATGCAGCTTAGTCTGGGGGCGTATTTATCGTATAAGGGCGGTATGCTGAAGGAAACGATGACCCACGAGCTGCAGAAGTCGTTCATGGAACGGCTATATCGCATCGAATGGTTCACGCTGAACAAGTATCACAACGGGGACATCCAGACTCGGCTAACGAGCGATGTAACGAATGTCGTGGACGGATGGGTCAGCACGCTCCCGATGATCATTTCGCTTGCTGTACAGCTGGTGACCGCATTCCTAACCCTGTGGTATTACGATCCTTCGCTCGCTCTCTATGCCTTCTTCCTTGGACCCGTATCCATTGCGCTCAGCTGGTTCATCGGTCGTAGACTGAAGAAGATGCAGCACCAGATCCAGAAGGCGGAGAGCGGCTATCGCTCGGTACTGCTGGAGAATGTGCGTCACTTGATGACGGTGAAGACGTTCGAGTATGAGCGTTATAGCATGCAGCAGGTGAAGGAAGCGCAGAGGCTTAAGCTATTCTGGGTCGCCAAGCGCAACCTGTTCAACATGACAACGAATCTTATCATCGGGATCGGCTACCGAATCGGCTTCTTCCTCGCCTTCGTCTTCGGCGCCTTCAAGCTGTCGACAGGCACAACCACATTCGGTACGTTCACCGCATTCCTGCAGCTCGTCGGGCAAATTCAAGGTCCGATGGAAGGTCTCGCACGCTCGCTTCCGCATGTCATCACGACGATCACATCGGCTGAACGTCTCATCGAGTTCGAGCAGCTGGAGCTTGAGGCCGAGAAGAGCGGCAATTCGTTCAGCGGCATCGATCAACTCCCTGCACTCACATTCGAGCGTGTAAGCTACGCCTATGATGAACAGAAGCCGATACTGACAGACATCGACCTGACCGTGAAGCCTGGGGAGACGATCGCCATCATTGGCAGCTCCGGTGAAGGCAAGACGACCTTGCTCCGCTTAATGCTCGCACTGCTGGCTCCGAAGTCGGGACAGATGGCCATTGTGGAGGCCAATGGGAACAAGACGCCGATCACCTCGGACACACGAAGCTGCTTCTCCTATGTCCCCCAAGGCAACACGCTATTCTCCGGCACCATTGCGGACAATATTCGTATTGGCCATCCTAGTGCTACGGAGGAGCAGATCGTTGTAGCTGCACGCAGCGCCTGCGCTTGGGACTTCATCGAGAAGCTGCCAGACGGTCTTCAGACCGTCGTTGGTGAGAGTGGTGCCGGCTTATCCGAGGGACAAGCGCAGCGAATCGCCATCGCACGCGCATTAGTGCGTGAGGCCCCCATCTTATTGCTCGACGAAGCGACCTCTGCGCTTGACCTGGATACGGAGTGGGACGTGCTGCACAGCATTAAGCGTATGTCTCCACATAAGACGTGCATTGCCATTACTCACCGCATGTCGGTAATCGATATCTGTGATCGTATATTCCGTATTCAAGACGGCCTCCTTATGGAGCTTGCGAAGGACGATGTACGCATCGGCCGGGAGCATGAATCGAATACATCGACAGCGATATGA
- the galU gene encoding UTP--glucose-1-phosphate uridylyltransferase GalU: MKKVKKAIIPAAGLGTRFLPATKAMPKEMLPIINKPTIQYIVEEAIEAGIEDIIIVTGKGKRAIEDHFDNSFELEERLLESGKLKLLEEVLRSANVDIHYIRQKEPKGLGHAVWCARRFIGNEPFGVLLGDDIVTGPVPCLRQLINEYETTERSVIGVQQVADEETNRYGIIDPSEQNGRLYKVKQFVEKPALGTAPSNLAIMGRYVFTPQIFDYLERQEIGAGGEIQLTDAIQKLNEAESVFAYNFEGTRYDVGERLGYILTTLDFALKTNDLRAPLLQAMAAYLEKEASISLK; this comes from the coding sequence ATGAAAAAAGTTAAAAAAGCAATTATTCCAGCCGCCGGCCTCGGAACACGCTTCCTGCCTGCTACGAAGGCGATGCCGAAGGAAATGCTGCCGATCATAAACAAACCGACCATTCAATATATTGTGGAAGAGGCCATCGAAGCTGGCATTGAAGATATTATTATCGTGACAGGCAAGGGCAAGCGCGCGATCGAGGATCACTTCGATAACTCCTTCGAGCTCGAAGAACGACTGCTCGAATCCGGCAAGCTGAAGCTGTTGGAGGAGGTTCTGCGCTCCGCCAACGTTGATATCCACTACATTCGCCAGAAGGAGCCGAAGGGTCTCGGTCACGCGGTATGGTGCGCAAGACGCTTCATCGGCAATGAGCCGTTCGGCGTACTGCTTGGCGACGATATCGTGACCGGTCCGGTGCCTTGCTTGCGCCAGTTGATTAATGAGTACGAGACGACAGAGCGCTCTGTCATTGGTGTTCAGCAGGTTGCCGATGAGGAGACGAACCGATACGGCATCATCGATCCATCCGAGCAGAATGGCAGACTGTACAAGGTGAAGCAGTTCGTGGAGAAGCCTGCTCTCGGTACAGCGCCATCGAATCTTGCAATTATGGGTCGTTACGTATTTACGCCGCAAATCTTCGATTATCTAGAGAGGCAAGAGATCGGTGCAGGCGGTGAGATTCAGCTGACCGATGCGATCCAGAAGCTGAATGAAGCGGAGTCCGTCTTCGCTTATAACTTCGAGGGCACTCGCTATGATGTCGGCGAGCGTCTAGGCTACATTCTGACTACACTTGACTTTGCACTGAAGACGAATGATTTGCGCGCCCCTCTCCTTCAGGCTATGGCTGCCTACCTGGAGAAGGAAGCGTCCATCTCGTTGAAGTAG
- a CDS encoding lasso peptide biosynthesis PqqD family chaperone: MEKTIELHSLIARNGEVLTSDLDGEIGMFHVETGKYYTLGRVSADIWQLLEQPLTLEQLVEKLMEQYEVDQATCAEQTIAFLLQLNKINLVSIQ, from the coding sequence ATGGAAAAAACGATTGAGCTACACAGCCTAATTGCCCGCAACGGTGAAGTCCTCACCTCCGACCTCGACGGTGAAATCGGTATGTTCCACGTTGAAACCGGTAAATATTATACGCTCGGCCGTGTTAGCGCTGACATCTGGCAGCTGCTGGAGCAGCCGTTGACGCTGGAGCAGCTCGTCGAGAAGCTTATGGAGCAGTACGAGGTCGATCAGGCTACCTGCGCGGAGCAGACGATCGCCTTCTTATTGCAGCTGAACAAAATTAACCTTGTCTCTATCCAATAA
- a CDS encoding sugar transferase yields MHRSNLLAFANLWQLFIDVGVLVASFVAAYGVTQSFTFLYDFDRYVWILIVFVPTWVFTMNVQRMYNSTTFTYPDRLVRSTLFASLISCLILTSLIFFIKETYVSRMLIGTYVGLASFLLLTARFVYIFLVMKLNAKSGTKVVIVGTPQLAKRFRAYIAKTNVKIHILGHIQIYPDKKLKKNYHLGYLSELEDLLKNNVVDEVIFALPRTYVNRIEPYILQCEEMGITVRMILDLYNLRFSKIHQSSIGTFPMLTFHSVTINRFNLMLKRIIDVIGAIVGLFLTALLCMVIVPAIMLESKGPAVFTQNRVGLNGRTFKIYKFRSMYIDAEERKQKLMAQNQVNGGFMFKMKDDPRITRVGKFLRKTSLDEFPQFLNVLRGEMSLVGTRPPTLDEVSRYETYHRRRLSFKPGLTGMWQVNGRSDITDFEEVVRLDTSYIDQWSLWLDVKIILKTVKSVLTPRSGAM; encoded by the coding sequence ATGCATAGATCAAATTTACTAGCGTTTGCTAACCTGTGGCAGCTGTTCATCGATGTAGGGGTGCTGGTAGCTTCGTTTGTCGCTGCTTACGGAGTGACGCAGAGCTTCACATTCTTATACGACTTCGACCGTTATGTGTGGATTCTGATTGTGTTCGTGCCGACCTGGGTGTTCACGATGAATGTGCAGCGCATGTATAACAGCACCACCTTCACGTATCCGGATCGTCTTGTACGCAGCACGTTGTTCGCATCGCTAATCTCTTGTCTGATCCTTACATCACTTATCTTCTTCATCAAGGAAACGTATGTGAGCCGGATGCTCATCGGTACATACGTAGGACTTGCCTCCTTCTTGCTCTTGACCGCACGCTTTGTGTATATCTTCCTCGTGATGAAGCTCAATGCGAAGAGTGGCACCAAGGTCGTTATCGTAGGTACTCCACAGCTGGCCAAGCGCTTCCGCGCCTATATTGCGAAGACGAACGTGAAGATTCATATACTCGGTCACATTCAGATCTATCCCGATAAGAAGCTTAAGAAAAACTATCACCTTGGTTACTTGTCCGAGCTCGAAGACTTGCTTAAGAACAACGTAGTTGACGAAGTGATATTCGCGCTTCCGCGAACGTATGTCAATCGGATTGAGCCGTACATCCTGCAATGTGAAGAAATGGGAATTACGGTGCGTATGATCCTCGATCTATATAATCTGCGCTTCTCCAAGATACACCAGTCGAGCATTGGCACATTCCCGATGCTGACCTTTCACTCCGTGACAATCAACAGGTTTAACTTAATGCTCAAGCGCATCATAGACGTAATCGGTGCGATTGTCGGCTTGTTCCTTACCGCACTTCTGTGTATGGTGATCGTTCCAGCGATTATGCTTGAATCGAAGGGGCCGGCCGTATTTACGCAGAATCGGGTTGGCCTGAACGGACGAACGTTCAAGATCTACAAGTTCCGTTCGATGTATATCGACGCCGAGGAACGGAAGCAGAAGCTCATGGCTCAGAACCAGGTGAATGGCGGCTTCATGTTCAAGATGAAGGATGACCCACGTATTACGAGAGTAGGTAAGTTTTTACGGAAGACCAGTCTTGATGAATTCCCACAGTTCTTGAATGTGCTGCGCGGGGAGATGAGTCTTGTCGGTACACGTCCACCTACGCTGGATGAAGTAAGCAGGTACGAGACGTACCACCGCAGACGACTCAGCTTTAAGCCGGGACTAACCGGGATGTGGCAGGTGAACGGCCGAAGCGACATTACCGACTTCGAAGAGGTAGTTCGCTTAGATACGAGCTACATTGATCAGTGGTCGTTATGGCTGGATGTTAAGATTATATTGAAGACTGTCAAAAGCGTGCTCACACCTCGCAGCGGTGCGATGTAA
- a CDS encoding YveK family protein has product MDLQRLLNAIMKKSWLIVLCAIVGGSLATYVSLFMTKPMYQTSTTLYILNRSSSVLSGNSINLSDIALSRQLISDFGNIIQTRKVLEPALAELNDPELTVGAIASATSVHLMKESNVVSIIVTWPEPEQAARIANAVSRSFTSEISKLMGQNSIGTLDQALVPERPLPSKRSVLLVVGVMAGAIIAVGLIYVRALFDNTIYSAADIERGTDLKVMGIIPEHNIS; this is encoded by the coding sequence ATGGACTTGCAGCGTCTATTGAACGCGATTATGAAGAAAAGCTGGCTGATCGTGCTGTGTGCCATCGTCGGAGGAAGCCTCGCTACATATGTCAGTCTGTTCATGACCAAGCCGATGTATCAGACGAGTACGACATTATATATCTTGAACAGAAGCAGCTCCGTGCTGTCTGGCAACTCGATCAATCTGTCCGATATTGCGCTTAGCCGTCAGCTGATCAGCGACTTCGGTAACATTATTCAGACTCGCAAGGTGCTGGAGCCAGCACTGGCCGAGCTGAACGATCCGGAGCTTACAGTTGGTGCGATCGCAAGCGCAACGTCGGTTCATCTCATGAAGGAATCGAACGTCGTCTCCATTATCGTCACGTGGCCGGAGCCAGAGCAGGCTGCGCGCATTGCGAATGCGGTGAGCCGTTCGTTTACGAGTGAAATCTCGAAGCTGATGGGACAGAATTCGATCGGAACGCTTGATCAAGCCCTCGTGCCCGAGCGTCCGTTGCCTTCGAAGCGCTCTGTGTTGCTGGTCGTCGGGGTGATGGCTGGAGCGATCATCGCAGTTGGTCTGATCTACGTACGCGCCTTGTTCGACAATACGATCTACTCGGCTGCTGATATTGAACGAGGCACTGATCTGAAGGTGATGGGAATTATACCGGAACACAATATTAGTTGA
- a CDS encoding CpsD/CapB family tyrosine-protein kinase — MQSKTFNVYNQESQAVQDAYAMLTANIHLSGNERRYKTLAMTSCKPKAGKTSIAISLAITMAGSGWKVLLVDGDMRKPSAGKRLGDDSLLGLSDYLTGQSQLEEVLCKTNIPNLTYIYSGVSGHNPIGLLCTAHFEEMMHITREQYDFVIFDTPALSTVVDASLVASKVDATLLVVEIGRTSIDSIKPAKEQLEKVNANILGVVLNKVKKNEYRKHFGAYDYFRDSGKFVRKSRSLSGASK, encoded by the coding sequence ATGCAGAGTAAGACGTTCAACGTATATAACCAGGAAAGCCAGGCCGTACAAGACGCTTATGCGATGCTGACGGCTAACATTCACCTCAGTGGCAATGAGCGACGGTACAAGACGCTAGCTATGACGAGCTGCAAGCCGAAGGCAGGCAAGACGTCCATCGCGATCAGTCTCGCTATTACGATGGCAGGCTCCGGCTGGAAGGTGCTGCTCGTAGACGGAGACATGCGTAAGCCAAGTGCGGGTAAGCGTCTGGGCGACGACTCCCTGCTAGGGTTATCCGATTATTTGACAGGGCAGTCGCAGCTGGAGGAAGTGCTGTGCAAGACGAATATTCCTAACCTTACCTATATATATAGTGGAGTCAGCGGACACAATCCGATCGGTCTTCTATGCACGGCGCACTTCGAAGAGATGATGCATATCACACGAGAGCAGTACGACTTCGTTATATTCGATACACCAGCATTGTCGACAGTCGTCGATGCCTCCCTGGTCGCATCCAAGGTCGACGCTACGTTACTTGTTGTGGAAATTGGCCGAACCTCGATCGATTCGATCAAGCCGGCAAAGGAGCAGCTGGAGAAGGTCAATGCCAACATTCTCGGTGTGGTACTGAATAAGGTGAAGAAGAACGAGTATCGGAAGCATTTCGGGGCATATGATTATTTTAGGGATAGTGGGAAGTTTGTGAGGAAGAGTCGTTCCCTTTCGGGTGCAAGTAAATAG
- a CDS encoding O-antigen ligase family protein, whose translation MHNAFNNRSIGIPISILTLIVFLTPMSTQVTGVSLLKLIEDGAYFLMFLYSAYTLKRNNDIIHIPKTVMLLLFFLLGYAVLGYYYSGIGVVILQFREFKYLLLLVILIPFTKREDFKYVWPILNVVAIVCIPVSIVQWFIFQSSGDFITGIMGERQSGTMSLFLMIVFFSEFTRRLVGGQRVLGLYFLYLVPTALNESKITLFLLPVLIVLSLIMSKKFKLKYMLVVGIFLALFFTGYSMMFDATGYKKGFDEMFSYEGLKEYMLEDGEGWGKDAGRLTKLLMAFDLIEDSPYFGYGLGASYGGATSGLAGYIFATNNSGVKLGGTRQQVVLSLIDTGIIGASFAVLLLLVVFMKVVAVRKMSLEKIIAVHTSFIILITFLYQQIFYSYQLMFMLIMFTVLCLRTKEHERSGSNATLIRTGSHSYRESM comes from the coding sequence ATGCACAACGCTTTTAATAACAGGAGCATCGGGATTCCTATAAGTATTTTGACGCTCATCGTTTTTTTAACCCCTATGTCCACTCAAGTCACAGGGGTTTCCTTATTGAAATTGATTGAGGATGGCGCGTATTTTTTAATGTTTCTTTACTCCGCTTATACGCTGAAAAGAAACAATGATATCATTCATATTCCGAAGACGGTTATGCTCCTGCTGTTTTTCCTGCTTGGCTATGCCGTTCTAGGATATTATTACAGCGGTATTGGTGTCGTGATCTTGCAGTTTAGAGAGTTCAAATATTTATTACTACTCGTAATTTTAATCCCGTTTACGAAGCGTGAAGACTTTAAGTACGTATGGCCCATTCTTAACGTAGTCGCTATCGTGTGTATTCCTGTTTCCATTGTACAGTGGTTTATATTTCAATCCTCTGGTGATTTCATTACGGGTATTATGGGAGAGCGTCAGAGCGGGACCATGTCACTGTTCCTCATGATCGTCTTTTTCTCGGAATTTACGAGAAGATTGGTTGGAGGTCAACGGGTACTCGGACTGTACTTTTTGTATTTGGTTCCGACTGCTCTTAATGAATCTAAGATTACGCTGTTTTTGCTTCCTGTATTGATTGTCCTATCGCTGATCATGAGTAAAAAATTTAAGTTGAAGTATATGCTTGTCGTAGGGATTTTCTTGGCCTTGTTTTTCACCGGTTACTCGATGATGTTTGATGCTACCGGTTATAAGAAGGGCTTCGACGAAATGTTCTCTTACGAGGGGCTTAAGGAATATATGCTCGAGGACGGCGAAGGATGGGGGAAGGATGCAGGGCGATTGACTAAGCTACTGATGGCCTTCGATCTTATTGAAGATAGTCCGTATTTCGGATACGGTCTAGGCGCTTCGTATGGAGGGGCAACCTCTGGCTTAGCCGGCTACATATTCGCTACTAATAATAGCGGTGTGAAGCTAGGTGGGACGAGACAACAGGTCGTACTCAGTCTTATTGACACAGGCATCATAGGTGCAAGCTTTGCTGTGCTGCTGCTTCTTGTTGTTTTCATGAAGGTCGTTGCCGTTCGTAAGATGTCTCTAGAGAAGATCATTGCCGTGCACACTTCTTTTATTATTTTGATTACATTTTTATATCAGCAAATCTTTTATTCCTACCAGCTAATGTTCATGTTGATCATGTTTACGGTTCTATGCTTGAGGACTAAGGAGCATGAACGTTCAGGCTCTAATGCCACCCTAATTCGAACCGGTTCTCATTCCTATCGGGAATCTATGTAA